A stretch of Mucilaginibacter terrae DNA encodes these proteins:
- the nuoK gene encoding NADH-quinone oxidoreductase subunit NuoK, translated as MITLTHYLVVSAGLFCIGLYVILSKQNAIQILIGVELMLNAAILNLVAFGKYDKLNNAGQSFALFAIVLAAAATAVALAIVLNVYRRYRTIDPGKINQLKD; from the coding sequence ATGATTACCCTAACCCATTACCTGGTAGTAAGCGCCGGGCTGTTTTGCATTGGTTTGTACGTTATTCTGTCTAAACAAAATGCTATTCAAATACTCATTGGTGTAGAGTTAATGCTCAACGCCGCTATACTGAACCTGGTAGCTTTTGGCAAGTATGATAAGCTTAACAACGCCGGGCAAAGCTTTGCCTTGTTTGCCATTGTATTGGCCGCCGCTGCAACCGCCGTGGCACTGGCCATTGTGCTCAACGTTTACCGTCGGTACCGTACCATTGATCCGGGTAAAATAAACCAATTAAAAGACTAA
- a CDS encoding NADH-quinone oxidoreductase subunit N yields the protein MQQFLPHINNQLNDILSSLPLFNPEMCLAILFLLVLTADLVYRKTYGGVSRMLACAGMLLVMAADLGQDLLINDEARLLFNSNLILHHSNIVLKLIIDSVAFLLLLYFAWDDELKVHKKGLGDAYTIIVASVLGLHLMVMSATMLTIFVSVEMVSLASYLLVAYRSGNALSAEAGLKYVLFGLASSAVMLYGMSLFYGFAGTINLFDANMVIRLQQADGMSVSLTIFFILAGIGFKLSFVPLHFWVPDVYQGASTPVTAYLSTLPKIAGFGLLVTLITPFFANPAWTQVDFRLILSITGIITMVAGNFAAVWQQNIKRMLAYSSIGHTGFAFMAIVTFTAQGIEALNFYMAVYALANLGILVLVSYFANTMNAHTLDDLKGLGSKYPIASVCFVILLISLTGIPVSAGFSGKLLVFSAVYEVYQNGRNVILLALLITGAATTVVSLFYYIKIPLYLFLKKADADTGNYPATSKNLLIMIVIIAIAVVLLGIFPQALTDLM from the coding sequence ATGCAGCAGTTTTTGCCCCATATAAACAACCAGTTAAATGATATACTCAGCAGCCTGCCTCTGTTTAACCCCGAGATGTGCCTGGCTATCCTGTTTTTATTGGTATTAACTGCCGATCTGGTGTACCGCAAAACGTACGGCGGAGTAAGCCGCATGCTGGCCTGTGCCGGCATGCTGCTTGTTATGGCTGCCGATTTGGGCCAGGATTTACTAATCAATGATGAAGCACGGCTGCTGTTTAACAGCAACCTTATCCTGCATCACAGCAATATCGTCCTCAAGCTCATTATAGACTCGGTAGCATTTCTTTTGTTGCTGTATTTTGCCTGGGACGATGAGTTAAAAGTTCACAAGAAAGGTTTGGGCGATGCTTATACCATCATAGTGGCATCAGTATTAGGGCTGCATTTAATGGTGATGTCGGCCACTATGCTTACTATTTTTGTTTCGGTTGAAATGGTATCCTTAGCATCGTATTTGTTGGTAGCCTACCGCTCAGGCAATGCATTGAGTGCCGAAGCCGGTTTAAAATATGTATTGTTTGGTTTGGCCTCGTCGGCGGTAATGCTGTATGGCATGTCGTTATTTTATGGCTTTGCTGGTACTATTAATTTGTTTGATGCCAACATGGTTATTCGCCTGCAACAGGCCGATGGTATGAGTGTATCACTGACCATATTTTTTATATTGGCGGGCATTGGTTTCAAGCTATCATTTGTACCCCTGCACTTTTGGGTGCCCGATGTTTACCAGGGTGCCAGTACGCCGGTTACCGCCTACCTGTCAACCTTACCTAAAATTGCTGGTTTTGGTTTACTGGTTACCCTAATAACCCCGTTTTTTGCCAACCCGGCATGGACACAGGTAGATTTCAGGCTTATACTTTCCATAACAGGCATCATCACCATGGTAGCCGGAAACTTTGCCGCTGTGTGGCAGCAAAACATTAAACGTATGCTGGCTTATTCGAGCATTGGGCATACAGGTTTTGCCTTCATGGCCATAGTAACCTTTACGGCTCAGGGTATTGAGGCGTTAAATTTCTATATGGCTGTGTACGCACTGGCTAATTTAGGCATATTGGTACTGGTAAGCTACTTTGCCAACACCATGAATGCCCACACGCTCGATGATTTGAAAGGCTTAGGTTCTAAATATCCCATTGCATCGGTGTGTTTTGTGATATTGCTCATATCATTAACGGGTATTCCGGTTTCGGCTGGCTTTAGTGGTAAGCTACTTGTATTTTCGGCGGTTTATGAGGTTTATCAAAACGGGCGTAATGTAATTTTATTGGCTTTGCTAATAACCGGCGCGGCTACCACCGTAGTTTCACTGTTCTATTATATCAAAATCCCGCTTTATCTTTTCCTCAAAAAAGCAGATGCCGATACGGGAAATTACCCGGCAACATCCAAAAATTTGCTTATTATGATCGTAATTATTGCCATAGCCGTAGTGCTGCTGGGTATATTCCCACAGGCATTAACCGATTTGATGTAA
- a CDS encoding 4Fe-4S dicluster domain-containing protein codes for MLLKNTYNAFTTAWQGLMLTLRHFVAGKGKRTMNTVKAPNYFTELENKTNTIQYPKQQLPVPEVGRYQLDVVIDDCIVCDLCAKICPVDCISIESIKATSAYGQTSDGSKKMLYAEKFDIDMAKCLYCGLCTVVCPTECITMTNQYDRSVYKLGDLTYTFSDMSPELVAEKKQEYEQQQAAKLAAKQAAMKAKEGGV; via the coding sequence GTGTTACTAAAAAATACATATAACGCATTTACCACTGCCTGGCAAGGCCTTATGCTAACCCTGCGCCATTTTGTGGCGGGTAAGGGTAAGCGTACTATGAACACGGTAAAGGCTCCAAACTATTTTACCGAATTAGAAAATAAAACCAATACCATACAATACCCCAAACAACAATTACCTGTACCTGAGGTAGGCCGCTACCAGTTGGATGTGGTGATTGACGATTGTATTGTGTGCGACCTGTGCGCCAAAATTTGTCCGGTTGATTGTATTAGCATCGAATCCATCAAAGCAACCTCGGCTTACGGACAAACATCCGACGGCTCTAAGAAAATGCTTTACGCCGAGAAGTTTGATATTGACATGGCAAAGTGCCTGTATTGCGGCCTGTGTACCGTGGTATGCCCAACCGAGTGCATTACCATGACCAATCAGTACGACCGCAGTGTGTACAAGCTGGGCGATTTAACTTATACATTTTCAGACATGAGTCCGGAATTGGTGGCCGAAAAAAAACAGGAGTACGAGCAGCAGCAAGCCGCCAAACTGGCCGCCAAGCAAGCCGCCATGAAAGCAAAGGAGGGTGGCGTATGA
- a CDS encoding mucoidy inhibitor MuiA family protein has product MSKQFLTTICLLLLTFTVKANQKVPTKVQKVTVFLNGAQVTRTASVNLAAGTSTLTFEGISPDIDVQSIQVRSAGDFTILSVKHELDFLNQQTQLKRVEELLAQQVLIRQKIETQNNTLAIYKEEENMLIKNQVVSGQNTSLDVVKLKQALDFQTARLTEIRKKAQGVNASIAQLEAEIQKYNKQIAEASKGNIKATSNILVTVSAKAALQSTFTLTYVTRNAGWFPTYDIRAKDVNSPITIAYKANVNQQCGEEWNNIKLTLSTGNPSVSGSKPELNPYYLNLGMVYAGQAASITRVSGRVSGSDDGKPLVGVSVKVKGTSIGAVTDANGNYSIQIPQGSQFLEFSYIGFESVERQASVAIVNVAMAPSANQLNEMVVVNGYLAGSAPGLAVSGRAGASNQIRIRGMSSIATNPVIVQQNENQTNVEFNIANPYTIPSDGKQYLVEINQLEIPAEYEYYTAPKLSTDVFLTAKLTNWNQYNFLSGEANLFFEGTFIGKSLIDTRSTVDTLNLSLGTDKNIIVTRTLQKDLKEKQGLLGSNRKETRDWLISVKNRKSQPVNLLVEDQLPVSQNTAIEVETQETSGAKVDMLTGKTAWVFALKPQDEKKLKLKYQVRYPKNQSVIVQ; this is encoded by the coding sequence ATGTCTAAACAATTCCTAACTACTATTTGCCTGTTATTATTAACCTTTACGGTTAAGGCCAACCAAAAGGTGCCCACCAAGGTGCAAAAGGTAACCGTGTTTTTAAACGGTGCCCAGGTAACCCGCACGGCAAGTGTAAACTTAGCCGCCGGTACATCAACCTTAACCTTCGAAGGTATATCGCCCGATATTGATGTGCAGAGTATTCAGGTGCGTTCGGCCGGAGATTTTACCATCCTATCGGTAAAGCACGAGCTTGATTTTTTAAACCAGCAAACCCAACTCAAAAGGGTGGAGGAGCTACTGGCCCAGCAAGTACTTATCCGCCAAAAAATTGAGACTCAAAATAACACCCTCGCCATTTATAAGGAAGAGGAAAATATGCTCATCAAAAACCAGGTAGTGAGCGGCCAAAATACCAGCCTGGATGTTGTGAAACTTAAACAGGCGCTCGATTTTCAAACTGCGCGTTTAACCGAAATCCGTAAAAAAGCACAAGGCGTAAATGCATCAATAGCCCAATTGGAGGCGGAGATACAAAAGTACAATAAGCAAATAGCCGAAGCCAGCAAAGGCAATATCAAAGCTACCAGCAATATATTGGTAACGGTATCGGCAAAAGCTGCACTACAATCAACCTTCACGCTTACTTATGTTACAAGGAACGCAGGTTGGTTCCCTACCTATGATATTAGGGCTAAGGATGTAAACAGCCCTATAACCATTGCTTATAAAGCCAACGTAAACCAGCAGTGTGGCGAGGAGTGGAACAATATTAAACTAACGCTATCAACCGGCAACCCATCGGTAAGCGGCAGCAAGCCCGAACTTAACCCGTATTATTTGAATTTGGGAATGGTTTATGCCGGGCAGGCGGCCAGTATTACGCGTGTGAGTGGCAGAGTTAGCGGGTCAGATGATGGTAAGCCTTTAGTGGGAGTAAGCGTTAAAGTAAAAGGAACCTCGATAGGTGCAGTAACCGATGCAAACGGTAATTATAGTATTCAAATTCCACAGGGTAGCCAATTTTTAGAGTTTAGTTACATTGGCTTCGAATCGGTAGAACGACAAGCGTCTGTAGCGATTGTAAATGTGGCAATGGCACCATCAGCAAACCAATTAAATGAGATGGTAGTTGTTAATGGGTACTTAGCCGGAAGTGCGCCTGGATTAGCCGTAAGCGGACGAGCAGGAGCATCTAACCAAATACGTATCAGGGGCATGTCATCTATAGCAACTAATCCTGTGATCGTTCAACAAAACGAAAATCAAACCAATGTTGAGTTTAATATTGCAAACCCTTACACCATACCAAGTGATGGCAAGCAATATTTGGTAGAGATAAACCAATTGGAAATACCAGCCGAGTACGAATACTACACCGCGCCTAAGTTGAGTACCGATGTGTTCCTTACCGCCAAGCTCACCAACTGGAACCAGTATAACTTTTTATCAGGCGAGGCCAACCTGTTTTTTGAGGGAACGTTTATTGGTAAATCGCTGATTGATACACGTTCAACGGTTGATACGCTTAACTTATCATTAGGAACCGATAAAAATATTATTGTAACACGTACCTTGCAAAAAGATTTGAAAGAGAAGCAAGGCCTGCTTGGCAGCAACCGTAAAGAAACCCGCGACTGGTTGATCAGTGTTAAAAACCGCAAATCGCAACCGGTTAATTTATTGGTGGAAGACCAACTGCCTGTATCGCAAAACACGGCAATAGAGGTAGAAACCCAGGAAACATCGGGTGCCAAGGTTGACATGCTCACCGGCAAAACCGCCTGGGTGTTTGCGTTAAAACCGCAGGACGAGAAAAAATTAAAGCTTAAATACCAGGTTAGGTATCCTAAAAATCAATCTGTAATAGTTCAGTAA
- a CDS encoding TonB-dependent receptor plug domain-containing protein: MKKALLLFLLFSCFVVLVKAQVNTGNQPLVVVDGVAMDVQSDILAKINPNDIESIEVLKDASATAIYGSRGANGVILINTKTVVIKNTQRKLSTFSKKYSRYLKSNTNVSNITYAINGSVLVDTTMSIPREVIKLPEKSIQKVEFSKPNKDQKGALLITTAPQN, encoded by the coding sequence ATGAAAAAAGCATTGCTCCTGTTTTTGTTATTTTCCTGCTTTGTAGTATTGGTAAAGGCACAGGTCAATACCGGCAATCAGCCTTTAGTAGTGGTTGATGGCGTTGCTATGGATGTACAGTCTGACATATTAGCAAAAATTAACCCTAATGATATTGAATCGATAGAGGTTTTAAAGGATGCCTCGGCTACTGCAATATATGGAAGCAGGGGAGCTAATGGCGTAATACTCATAAATACTAAGACGGTCGTTATAAAAAATACTCAAAGGAAGCTAAGCACTTTTTCCAAAAAATACAGCCGCTATCTTAAGAGCAATACTAATGTAAGTAACATTACATACGCAATTAATGGTAGTGTATTAGTTGATACTACTATGAGTATACCGCGTGAGGTTATTAAATTGCCCGAGAAATCGATACAAAAAGTAGAATTTAGTAAACCCAATAAAGACCAAAAAGGTGCTTTATTGATTACAACAGCTCCTCAAAATTGA
- a CDS encoding NADH-quinone oxidoreductase subunit 5 family protein, whose amino-acid sequence MNNALSHIDAQTITYALAAVGLPLLASFINLLLPAKTGKVSGWISAVAILISLVLAATVFGRVWNAVQIHEQYLWFTIGSTPVYVGMLLNNLSVFMLLLVTVIALPVHVYSTAYIKPEEQNRYFTYLSFFCFSMLALVMVDSMIMLYAFWELVGFSSYLLIGFWFTKDSAVQANKKAFIMNRIGDIGLLSAIIILFTQYHTFDLVQLFGENGLVFKSTLQNGLWLAPTGQLPEVWQYVAFVGMLLAVAAKSAQFPLHTWLPDAMEGPTSVSALIHAATMVAAGVFLLGRVYPMFNNVELDVLAIVGCFTAFLAATIALTQNDLKRILAYSTISQLGYMIMAMGINAYASSLFHLATHAFFKCLLFLCAGVIIHEVQHVKDEHKLDIDPQNILYMGGLRKKMPLTFIATLIGCLALVGAPLTSGYLSKDGILIQAFEWAENRSALHQIIPISILLTSCITAFYVARLIFKVFFGEFKIKEILPGIHLHINDGSWSFRIPLVFLSLCSLFPLFSLHPLLYEHSWLFEGFSPSQQMARENIYHTIIPIGINILSVMVVYWAFAVYIQQRKLVFPQHNFWFRLSYNQWYIDAFYRNVLVKAVLLFSNFLFWIDRNIIDGLIDKLQQLTAILSSLSAWTDKYIVDGFLHFVAALVKAIGNFFRGFQSGRVQYYLFSMLAVLLAVFIIKLLI is encoded by the coding sequence TTGAATAACGCGCTTTCACATATCGATGCCCAAACTATAACCTATGCGCTTGCTGCGGTGGGATTGCCTTTGCTTGCATCTTTCATCAACCTGCTACTCCCGGCAAAAACGGGTAAGGTATCGGGGTGGATTTCGGCCGTTGCTATACTAATTAGCCTGGTGCTGGCCGCAACCGTGTTTGGCAGGGTGTGGAATGCTGTGCAAATACACGAACAGTATTTATGGTTTACCATTGGCAGTACGCCGGTGTATGTGGGTATGTTGTTAAATAACCTGTCGGTGTTTATGCTGTTGCTGGTTACGGTGATCGCCTTGCCGGTGCATGTGTATTCCACAGCTTATATTAAGCCCGAGGAACAGAACCGCTATTTCACCTACCTCAGTTTCTTCTGTTTCAGTATGCTGGCACTGGTGATGGTAGATAGCATGATTATGCTCTATGCCTTTTGGGAACTGGTGGGTTTTTCATCATACCTGTTAATTGGCTTTTGGTTTACTAAAGACAGCGCCGTGCAGGCCAACAAAAAGGCTTTCATTATGAACAGGATAGGGGATATTGGTCTGCTAAGTGCTATCATCATCCTGTTTACGCAATACCATACTTTCGATCTGGTTCAGCTTTTTGGCGAGAACGGGCTGGTGTTTAAATCTACCCTGCAAAACGGCCTGTGGCTGGCTCCAACCGGTCAGTTACCCGAGGTGTGGCAGTATGTAGCCTTTGTAGGCATGTTGCTTGCAGTGGCCGCTAAATCGGCCCAGTTTCCACTGCATACCTGGCTGCCTGATGCCATGGAGGGGCCAACATCGGTATCGGCACTTATTCACGCGGCTACCATGGTGGCGGCAGGTGTATTTTTGCTGGGTAGGGTATACCCTATGTTTAATAATGTTGAGTTAGATGTGTTGGCCATAGTAGGTTGCTTTACCGCATTCTTAGCCGCAACCATAGCCCTCACTCAAAACGATTTAAAACGCATACTCGCTTACTCCACCATATCGCAGTTGGGGTATATGATCATGGCTATGGGCATTAATGCTTATGCTTCGTCGCTGTTCCATTTGGCTACGCATGCGTTTTTTAAATGTTTGCTGTTCCTGTGCGCCGGTGTGATCATCCACGAAGTGCAGCATGTTAAAGACGAGCACAAACTCGACATCGACCCGCAAAATATCCTGTACATGGGTGGACTGCGTAAAAAGATGCCGCTTACCTTTATAGCTACGCTCATTGGCTGTCTGGCCTTGGTGGGTGCACCGCTTACATCGGGCTATTTGTCTAAAGACGGCATACTCATCCAGGCTTTTGAATGGGCCGAAAACCGGAGTGCGCTGCATCAAATCATCCCTATAAGTATTTTGCTGACCAGTTGCATTACGGCATTTTATGTAGCAAGACTCATATTCAAAGTATTCTTCGGCGAGTTTAAAATTAAGGAAATATTGCCTGGCATCCATCTGCATATTAATGATGGCAGCTGGAGTTTCAGGATTCCTTTGGTGTTTTTATCGCTGTGCAGCCTGTTTCCGCTGTTCTCGCTGCACCCGTTGCTGTACGAGCATTCTTGGTTGTTCGAAGGGTTTTCGCCTTCACAGCAAATGGCGCGCGAAAATATTTATCACACCATTATCCCAATAGGTATAAACATACTGAGTGTGATGGTGGTTTACTGGGCATTTGCTGTGTATATTCAGCAGCGTAAACTGGTGTTTCCGCAGCATAACTTCTGGTTTAGGCTGAGCTATAATCAATGGTATATTGATGCGTTTTACCGGAATGTTTTGGTTAAGGCCGTACTGCTATTTAGCAATTTCCTGTTTTGGATTGACCGCAATATTATCGACGGACTCATAGATAAGCTACAACAATTAACCGCCATACTATCATCCCTAAGTGCTTGGACCGACAAATACATTGTGGACGGTTTCCTGCATTTTGTAGCCGCCTTAGTAAAGGCTATCGGCAACTTTTTCCGTGGTTTTCAAAGCGGGCGTGTGCAGTATTACCTGTTTAGCATGCTGGCGGTATTACTGGCAGTTTTTATAATTAAATTATTGATCTGA
- the nuoH gene encoding NADH-quinone oxidoreductase subunit NuoH, with amino-acid sequence MNSFLLNIIVAVGLFAFAALFALFGVYAERKVSAFIQDRLGPTETGKFGLMQTLADALKLLQKESIIPAAADKVLFVLAPIIIFVSVYMGFACLPWGPNLVPSKANLGLYYVFAIVSIELLGILMAGWGSNNKYSILGAMRSAAQIISYEIPAGFAIIAVVMVTQTLDMQVISAQQGVLSPEKVKFLGFWDVTHIGGILSWNIFKAPHLIIAFVIYFISSLAESNRAPFDIPEAESELVEGFHTEFTGMKFAFVFLAEYSMMFVVSMIAVILFLGAWNTPLPNIGPVKLADWTTGIVWGIAWTFIKSLLLVFVQIWIRWTLPRLRVDQLMNLSWKVLTPLAFLCMLISGIWRLWVM; translated from the coding sequence TTGAATTCATTTCTCCTTAATATTATAGTGGCCGTGGGGCTTTTTGCGTTTGCTGCCCTGTTTGCGCTGTTTGGTGTGTATGCCGAGCGTAAAGTATCTGCTTTTATTCAGGATAGGTTAGGCCCAACCGAAACTGGTAAGTTTGGCTTGATGCAAACCCTGGCCGATGCCCTAAAACTTCTTCAAAAAGAGTCTATTATTCCGGCAGCGGCCGATAAGGTGTTGTTTGTACTGGCACCCATCATCATCTTTGTATCGGTGTATATGGGCTTTGCCTGTTTGCCCTGGGGGCCAAATTTGGTGCCGTCGAAAGCAAATCTTGGTTTATACTATGTTTTTGCCATTGTTTCTATTGAACTGTTAGGCATATTAATGGCGGGTTGGGGTTCCAATAATAAGTACTCCATACTCGGGGCCATGCGTTCGGCCGCACAAATTATTTCCTACGAAATACCGGCTGGCTTTGCCATTATTGCCGTTGTAATGGTAACCCAAACCCTCGATATGCAAGTTATTTCGGCACAGCAGGGTGTATTATCTCCCGAAAAGGTTAAGTTTTTGGGTTTTTGGGATGTAACCCATATAGGTGGAATATTAAGCTGGAACATATTTAAAGCGCCACACCTCATCATTGCTTTTGTTATATACTTTATATCATCACTGGCCGAAAGTAACCGTGCACCGTTTGACATACCGGAGGCCGAATCGGAGCTGGTTGAAGGCTTCCATACCGAGTTTACAGGTATGAAATTTGCCTTTGTTTTCCTGGCCGAATACTCGATGATGTTCGTGGTATCGATGATTGCCGTTATCCTGTTTTTAGGTGCCTGGAATACACCGCTACCTAATATTGGTCCTGTTAAACTGGCCGATTGGACAACAGGCATTGTATGGGGTATAGCCTGGACGTTCATTAAATCACTGCTGCTGGTTTTTGTGCAGATATGGATACGCTGGACTTTACCTCGTTTGCGGGTTGATCAACTAATGAACCTTTCGTGGAAAGTATTAACCCCTTTGGCATTTTTGTGTATGCTTATATCGGGCATATGGCGGTTGTGGGTAATGTAA
- a CDS encoding NADH-quinone oxidoreductase subunit J family protein produces the protein MNLVIIMFYLMATIALGSALYVAASKNLVRSVFMFFITLFALAGLYVLSLADFVAITQVVVYVGGILVLILFAFMLSGRESLAGLQQQPNRLISINKLPALLLAGLFFIVLVNVFLKANVDALGWIQQAVVQHNVITPTDVTINNLGVNLMTNYLLPFEAVSILLLMALAGAAHLSRKEEAAP, from the coding sequence ATGAACCTTGTAATCATAATGTTTTACCTCATGGCTACCATTGCCTTAGGTTCGGCGTTGTATGTGGCAGCCAGTAAAAACCTGGTGCGCTCGGTGTTTATGTTCTTTATTACGCTGTTTGCCCTGGCCGGGCTATACGTTCTTTCACTTGCCGATTTTGTGGCCATAACACAGGTGGTAGTTTACGTAGGGGGGATATTGGTGCTAATACTTTTCGCCTTCATGCTTTCGGGGCGCGAATCATTGGCAGGCTTACAACAGCAGCCCAACCGTTTAATTTCAATAAATAAATTGCCTGCCTTATTGCTGGCGGGCTTGTTTTTTATAGTGCTGGTAAATGTGTTTTTAAAAGCTAATGTTGATGCTTTAGGATGGATACAGCAGGCTGTTGTGCAGCACAATGTAATTACCCCAACCGATGTTACCATCAATAATCTGGGCGTTAATCTCATGACCAATTACCTGCTGCCGTTCGAAGCAGTTTCTATTTTATTGCTGATGGCATTGGCAGGAGCAGCCCATTTGTCGCGGAAAGAGGAGGCAGCACCATGA
- a CDS encoding complex I subunit 4 family protein — MNILTLFIFIPALFGLLILALPASLKQSFKYITLLATIIQLALSVYMYTKFQTGAAHAGIANESQFQYVQKTEWIGIDLGSAGRMQIDYFVGVDGISIMLLVMSAVVMVIAVLASWEIKQNLKGFFVLFLMLDMAVAGVFCALDFFLFYVFYELMLLPLYFLIGMWGGVRREYAAIKFFLYTLFGSVFMLLIMVGLYLSVTDPQTGNHTFNIIHMMNPANYQPGSIFALASNATLLGIPARTLGFIVIFIAFAIKVPVVPLHTWLPDAHVEAPTPVSIILAGVLLKIGGYGIIRICMGIFPEVATQGAFWIGLLGVVSILYGALNALAQRDLKRLIAYSSVSHMGFVLLGLASQTAEGVSGAMMQMISHGFLSSMLFFLVGVVYDRVHDRDIYNFRGLATVNPQYTTYVMIAFFASLGLPGFSAFIAEAFTLAGSFKSTLIPHWMAVCGSIGILLSAAYFLWTLQRMFFGKELLKGGDAWKTALTGLKIREKLALFPLAVLALALGVMPSLVFSKINDSVIALVQFLQLK; from the coding sequence ATGAACATTCTTACCCTATTCATATTCATCCCGGCACTTTTTGGTTTGCTTATATTGGCTTTGCCGGCTTCGCTGAAGCAAAGTTTTAAGTACATAACCCTGCTGGCAACTATTATTCAGCTGGCGTTGAGTGTGTACATGTATACCAAGTTTCAAACAGGAGCGGCTCATGCAGGAATCGCTAACGAAAGCCAGTTTCAGTACGTGCAGAAAACCGAATGGATAGGCATTGACTTAGGCAGCGCAGGCCGCATGCAAATCGATTACTTTGTCGGGGTAGATGGTATATCGATAATGCTGCTCGTGATGAGTGCCGTGGTGATGGTAATTGCCGTGCTGGCCTCCTGGGAAATTAAGCAGAACCTCAAAGGCTTCTTCGTGCTGTTCCTGATGCTGGATATGGCGGTGGCCGGTGTTTTTTGTGCGCTTGATTTCTTCCTGTTTTACGTGTTTTACGAGTTGATGCTGTTACCGCTATACTTCCTGATAGGCATGTGGGGCGGTGTACGGCGCGAATATGCGGCTATCAAATTCTTCCTGTATACGTTGTTTGGTTCGGTATTTATGTTGCTCATTATGGTGGGCTTGTACCTGTCCGTAACCGACCCTCAAACGGGTAATCATACCTTCAATATCATCCACATGATGAATCCGGCTAACTATCAGCCGGGTTCCATTTTCGCATTGGCAAGTAACGCTACTTTGCTGGGCATACCAGCAAGGACATTAGGTTTTATAGTGATATTTATTGCTTTCGCTATTAAGGTACCTGTAGTGCCCCTACATACCTGGCTGCCCGATGCCCACGTGGAAGCACCCACCCCGGTATCTATCATACTGGCCGGTGTGTTACTTAAAATTGGTGGCTACGGCATTATTCGTATCTGTATGGGTATCTTCCCCGAGGTGGCTACGCAGGGGGCGTTCTGGATAGGTTTGTTAGGTGTGGTGTCGATACTTTACGGTGCACTGAATGCTTTGGCTCAGCGCGATTTAAAAAGATTGATCGCCTACTCATCCGTATCGCACATGGGCTTTGTACTGCTTGGTTTGGCCTCGCAAACGGCCGAGGGTGTAAGCGGAGCCATGATGCAGATGATTAGTCACGGCTTTTTATCGTCGATGCTGTTCTTTTTGGTAGGCGTGGTTTACGACCGCGTGCACGACCGCGATATTTACAACTTCCGCGGACTGGCAACGGTTAACCCGCAATACACTACGTATGTAATGATCGCCTTTTTTGCATCCTTAGGCTTACCGGGCTTTTCGGCCTTTATTGCCGAGGCGTTTACGCTGGCCGGTTCGTTTAAATCAACGCTTATTCCTCATTGGATGGCCGTTTGCGGCTCAATAGGTATATTGTTAAGTGCCGCCTACTTTTTGTGGACACTGCAACGCATGTTCTTTGGCAAGGAATTACTTAAAGGCGGCGATGCATGGAAAACTGCCCTGACCGGTTTAAAGATCCGCGAAAAATTGGCCTTGTTCCCGCTGGCTGTTTTGGCGCTGGCACTGGGTGTAATGCCTTCGCTGGTGTTCAGTAAAATCAATGATTCGGTTATTGCTTTAGTACAGTTTTTACAGCTTAAATAA